The following are encoded in a window of Penicillium oxalicum strain HP7-1 chromosome II, whole genome shotgun sequence genomic DNA:
- a CDS encoding Histone chaperone asf1, with translation MSVVSLLGVKILNNPAAFTASYQFEITFECLEQLQKDLEWKLTYVGSATSSEYDQELDSLLVGPIPVGVNKFIFEADAPDLQRIPSSEILGVTVILLTCSYDGREFVRVGYYVNNEYDSEELAAEPPAKPVIERIRRNVLAEKPRVTRFAIKWDSEESAPAEYPPDQPEADRLDDDSNTYGAEEAELEAALVKELEEANKQGEDQEMEGGEATAGNDDDDVSDAGSEDLEEESDDDDDDLDDEEAGEGDEDVEMGDDSEQKDDSGKPHQAQSEVMVH, from the exons ATGTCCGTCGTGTCGCTGTTGGGGGTCAAAATCCTCAACAATCCCGCTGCTTTCACGGCCTCATACCAATTCGAGATTACGTTTGAGTGCTTGGAACAGCTTCAAAAAG ACCTGGAGTGGAAGTTGACCTACGTCGGATCTGCTACATC CTCTGAATATGATCAGGAACTCGACTCCCTCCTGGTCGGACCAATTCCCGTCGGTGTCAACAAGTTCATCTTTGAGGCCGATGCCCCCGACTTGCAACGCATCCCTTCCTCTGAGATTCTGGGCGTCACCGTCATTCTCTTGACTTGCAGCTACGATGGACGAGAGTTTGTTCGCGTGGGCTACTATGTCAACAACGAATACGACTCAGAGGAGTTGGCTGCGGAGCCCCCAGCCAAGCCTGTGATCGAGCGCATTCGCCGTAATGTTCTCGCAGAGAAGCCCCGTGTCACCCGCTTTGCCATCAAATG GGACTCTGAGGAGTCTGCTCCTGCTGAGTATCCTCCTGACCAGCCCGAGGCTGACCGCCTCGACGATGACAGCAACACCTACGGTGCGGAGGAGGCCGAACTCGAGGCCGCCCTCGTcaaggagctggaagaggcCAACAAGCAGGGCGAGGATcaggagatggagggaggTGAAGCTACGGCCGgtaatgatgatgacgatgtgTCCGACGCGGGCAGCGAGgatctggaagaggagagtgacgacgacgatgacgacctcgacgatgaggaagccGGTGAGGGTgacgaggatgttgagaTGGGGGATGACTCGGAGCAAAAGGACGACTCAGGCAAGCCTCATCAGGCCCAGTCCGAGGTGATGGTGCACTAG
- a CDS encoding mRNA 3'-end-processing protein rna14: MAEEQTEQVSLQAEAADMESATVTDLEEPTGDNPEDEEEYDPSRTFDDQQYAGSESEPMETVEPTADDSTPQPTPYNPDEADLRELEAELNDVNSTAASNEAGDDTAEVTEAPATSGETSHDEAEKTSLNISSGKPAPPQSRTIGGFDVDDDEDEDEPEDENQEEHKQEEEGEEEEADYEPPAVLGVDDSNAMPVTMSEDPSSENQNHTTSPDASLHTMQPSVSGLDAATSAYSPAPLSTPDPSGSASQQWTQDSNMKNSTAESLVPGSPSTSKGRMAHDRVGILQDRVDEDPKGDISAWLELIAEHKARNRLDSAREVYEQFLKEFPMAAEQWVAYAIMESELNELFRLEQIFNRTLLTVPSVQLWSVYLDYVRRRNPLSTDTSGQARKTISSAYDLAIQYVGMDKDSGNIWTDYVEFIRSGPGTVGGSGWQDQQKMDLLRKAYHKAICVPTQAVNALWKEYDQFEMGLNKLTGRKFLQEQSPSYMTARSSYTELQNFTRDLVRTSLPRLPPIPGSEGDVEFTQQVDIWKRWISWEKEDPLVLKDEDAPAYKNRVLYVYKQALMALRFVPEIWFDAAEFCFLNAMDNEGHDMLKQGVEANPESCLLSFKMADRLEVTSDAEQDSSKRAAKVREPYDKLLDTLYELLNKARNRESQDVARIEEAFVQQNPGAQGAQDDDDDDDGVPNEAKEREAAKQAQIDAVRKAHSIQINLLSKTISFAWIALMRAMRRLQGKGKPGELAGSRQVFAEARKRGRITSDVYIASALMEYHCYKDPAATKIFERGAKLFPEDENFALEYLKHLIDINDVINARAVFETTVRRLAATPENAHKAKPIFAFLHEYESRYGDLVQVISLENRMRELYPEDPSLEQFSHRFTTSTFDPIHVRHIISPSQTRPKSQNQLVVPETRATPAPYQDVSAGSPKRSYPGDENDYDSDRPRKFARADSPLKGAQGRRIDMPKRVTQLNGQNTSSYKPQGSPAPLPRDVVHLLSIIPPASSYNIARLLPEKMVELLRHVDIPASTAHIPLPANVAHQYGGKSKARPDS; this comes from the exons ATGGCGGAGGAACAGACCGAACAAGTATCCCTCCAGGCGGAAGCAGCAGACATGGAGTCAGCTACCGTTACGGATCTTGAGGAGCCTACGGGTGACAACccggaggatgaggaagagtACGACCCATCCAGGACCTTTGACGACCAGCAGTACGCAGGTTCCGAATCAGAACCCATGGAAACTGTAGAGCCGACAGCCGACGATTCGACTCCTCAGCCAACACCTTACAACCCCGATGAAGCTGACCTTCGGGAGCTTGAAGCGGAGCTGAACGACGTCAATTCAACGGCGGCGTCGAACGAAGCAGGCGATGATACGGCTGAGGTGACCGAGGCGCCTGCAACAAGCGGAGAGACGTCTCACGATGAGGCTGAAAAGACGTCCCTAAACATCTCCTCCGGTAAACCCGCACCACCCCAATCTCGGACGATCGGTGGCTTCGacgtcgatgatgatgaggacgaggacgagcctGAGGATGAGAACCAGGAGGAACAtaaacaagaagaagagggagaagaagaggaagcagACTATGAGCCACCAGCGGTGCTCGGAGTGGATGATTCGAATGCCATGCCTGTGACCATGTCTGAAGATCCAAGttcagaaaatcaaaatcataCCACTTCCCCTGATGCTTCATTGCACACGATGCAACCCTCTGTCTCTGGTCTAGATGCTGCCACTAGCGCTTATTCTCCTGCTCCCCTTTCCACCCCCGATCCTTCCGGCTCAGCTTCCCAGCAGTGGACCCAAGATTCAAACATGAAGAACAGTACTGCTGAAAGCCTCGTACCTGGCTCGCCTTCCACCTCCAAAGGCCGCATGGCGCATGACCGGGTGGGAATCTTGCAGGATCGGGTGGATGAGGACCCGAAGGGTGACATCTCAGCGTGGTTGGAGTTGATTGCAGAGCACAAAGCCCGCAACCGGTTGGACAGCGCGCGAGAGGTCTACGAACAATTTTTGAAGGAATTTCCTATGGCG GCCGAACAATGGGTCGCATACGCCATCATGGAATCTGAGCTGAATGAGCTGTTCCGACTCGAGCAGATCTTCAACCGGACTCTCCTCACTGTTCCCAGTGTTCAGCTATGGTCCGTGTATCTGGACTATGTCCGTCGTCGCAATCCTTTGAGCACAGATACGTCAGGACAGGCGAGGAAGACCATCTCTTCCGCGTATGACCTCGCCATCCAATATGTCGGAATGGATAAAGACAGTGGCAATATCTGGACCGACTACGTAGAGTTTATTCGCTCGGGCCCAGGTACGGTGGGAGGCTCGGGCTGGCAAGACCAGCAAAAGATGGATCTCCTCCGCAAGGCCTACCACAAGGCGATCTGTGTGCCCACCCAGGCAGTCAATGCTCTATGGAAGGAATATGACCAGTTTGAGATGGGTCTCAACAAGCTTACG GGTCGAAAATTTTTGCAGGAGCAATCCCCATCATACATGACTGCACGAAGCTCATACACTGAGCTACAGAATTTTACGCGCGACCTGGTCCGAACGTCTCTACCACGATTGCCTCCGATTCCTGGCTCGGAAGGCGACGTGGAATTCACACAGCAGGTTGACATCTGGAAACGTTGGATATCCtgggagaaagaagatccACTGGTTCTGAAAGATGAGGATGCACCTGCGTACAAGAACCGCGTTCTTTATGTGTACAAGCAGGCTCTCATGGCACTGCGGTTTGTCCCAGAAATTTGGTTCGACGCAGCAGAATTCTGCTTCCTGAATGCCATGGATAATGAAGGCCATGACATGTTGAAGCAAGGAGTAGAGGCTAACCCGGAAAGCTGCTTGCTCTCCTTCAAGATGGCGGATCGGCTTGAGGTCACTTCAGATGCGGAGCAGGATTCTTCTAAGCGAGCAGCAAAGGTCCGGGAACCCTATGATAAGCTTCTTGATACGCTCTACGAGCTTCTGAACAAAGCGCGCAACCGGGAGTCTCAGGACGTGGCGCGAATTGAGGAGGCATTTGTCCAGCAAAACCCTGGCGCACAAGGCGCGcaagacgatgatgacgatgacgatggggTTCCcaacgaggccaaggagcgAGAGGCCGCCAAACAAGCACAGATTGATGCCGTGCGCAAGGCCCATTCCATTCAGATCAACCTTTTGTCGAAGACAATCTCGTTTGCATGGATTGCGCTTATGCGAGCCATGCGCCGTCTTCAAGGCAAGGGAAAGCCAGGTGAGCTTGCCGGCTCCCGGCAGGTCTTCGCTGAAGCTCGGAAGCGAGGCCGAATTACGAGCGATGTCTACATTGCTAGTGCTCTTATGGAGTATCACTGCTACAAGGACCCAGCTGCTACTAAGATTTTTGAGCGAGGCGCGAAGCTCTTCCCTGAGGACGAGAACTTCGCTTTAGAATATCTGAAACATTTGATTGATATCAATGACGTTATCA ATGCCCGTGCTGTCTTTGAGACCACCGTACGCAGGTTGGCCGCCACTCCTGAAAATGCCCACAAGGCAAAGCCCATCTTTGCCTTCCTTCACGAATACGAGTCGCGGTATGGCGACTTAGTCCAGGTGATCAGTTTGGAAAACCGCATGCGCGAGCTCTACCCCGAGGATCCGTCTTTGGAGCAATTTTCTCATCGCTTCACCACCTCAACCTTTGACCCAATCCATGTCCGTCACATTATCTCACCTTCACAGACCCGACCCAAATCACAGAATCAATTGGTTGTACCGGAGACTCGGGCAACACCTGCGCCGTACCAAGACGTGTCTGCGGGCTCACCGAAGAGATCCTATcctggagatgagaatgacTATGACTCCGACCGACCGCGAAAGTTTGCTCGAGCAGACTCTCCTCTCAAAGGCGCGCAGGGCCGGCGGATTGACATGCCGAAACGTGTCACCCAGTTGAACGGGCAGAATACTTCTTCCTACAAGCCTCAAGGCTCCCCCGCTCCACTCCCGCGCGATGTAGTTCATCTACTCAGCATCATTCCGCCTGCTTCATCTTACAACATTGCCCGTCTGCTTCCCGAGAAGATGGTGGAGCTTCTTCGACACGTTGATATCCCTGCCAGCACTGCTCATATTCCACTTCCCGCCAATGTCGCACACCAGTACGGCGGTAAGTCCAAGGCCCGTCCGGATTCTTAG